A stretch of the Sulfurimonas sp. HSL3-1 genome encodes the following:
- a CDS encoding multiheme c-type cytochrome — MATTTEGDSEVVGDVSGGGTTWNGTVADYTLLAWNDLGMHCMDGKDFSVFSILPPYNNLNAQLIKRAGTSDKHVTGGVTITYTAAPSLDGKYNTTSVYTDSNDLKTNFWDYVGALFNATLAPDTGLTGNHTPELTGHTLSYNAAEQWWEATGLPITPYNDDGSKNYYPMVDVTAKDASGNVLATTKVVLPVSDEMDCRACHGSTSGYTAAMPNAGWANDADPEKDYKWNILRLHDQEHPTAVSAHQSELQAAGYNGYDSAGLEATAQNNNPVLCATCHSTNALGTAGVSGTKPLTEALHSLHAGVKDPVNGLSLNSSTNRDACYRCHPGAATKCLRGAMGKQSNIQCQSCHGSMSAVGTHGRNGWLEEPNCQACHQDGKRYETAVTDMQTGTLRAALDTRFATNQNTPASGVSLYRFSTGHGDMQCSACHGSTHAIYPSAHTEDNLQSIAVQGHEGTIAECTACHDTMPRTTAEGPHGMHSVGQYWVSAHEGVAERNRSQCTVCHGSDYRGSFLSKTFSARSFSTEWGTKTFAAGHAVSCYDCHNGPGGD, encoded by the coding sequence ATGGCGACAACAACCGAGGGCGACAGTGAGGTCGTCGGTGATGTCAGCGGCGGGGGAACGACCTGGAACGGTACCGTGGCCGATTACACGCTACTGGCCTGGAACGATCTGGGGATGCACTGCATGGACGGAAAGGATTTTTCCGTCTTCTCCATCCTGCCGCCCTATAACAATCTGAACGCCCAGCTGATCAAGCGGGCGGGGACATCCGATAAGCATGTGACCGGCGGGGTGACGATTACCTATACCGCCGCCCCGTCGCTGGACGGGAAGTACAATACGACGAGCGTCTATACCGACAGTAATGACCTGAAGACGAACTTTTGGGACTACGTGGGAGCACTCTTCAACGCGACACTTGCACCGGACACGGGATTGACGGGCAATCATACCCCTGAATTGACCGGACATACACTGAGTTATAACGCGGCGGAGCAGTGGTGGGAGGCGACGGGCCTCCCTATTACCCCGTATAACGACGACGGGAGCAAGAACTACTATCCGATGGTGGATGTGACGGCGAAGGATGCGTCGGGGAACGTGCTGGCGACGACCAAGGTCGTGCTGCCGGTCAGCGACGAGATGGACTGCCGTGCCTGCCACGGTTCGACAAGCGGCTATACGGCGGCGATGCCGAATGCGGGCTGGGCCAACGACGCCGACCCGGAGAAAGATTACAAATGGAATATCCTGCGGCTGCACGACCAGGAGCATCCGACGGCAGTGAGCGCGCATCAGTCCGAGCTGCAAGCGGCCGGCTACAACGGATATGACAGTGCCGGCCTGGAGGCGACGGCGCAGAACAACAACCCGGTGCTCTGCGCGACCTGCCACAGCACCAACGCGCTGGGGACGGCGGGTGTGAGCGGGACGAAACCGCTGACCGAGGCGCTGCACTCCCTGCATGCCGGGGTCAAAGACCCGGTGAACGGGTTGAGCCTGAACAGCTCGACGAACCGGGACGCCTGCTACCGCTGCCACCCGGGGGCGGCGACGAAGTGTTTGCGCGGCGCAATGGGCAAGCAGAGCAATATCCAGTGCCAAAGCTGCCACGGCAGCATGAGCGCCGTCGGAACACACGGCCGCAACGGCTGGCTGGAAGAGCCTAACTGCCAGGCCTGCCACCAGGACGGTAAGCGGTATGAGACGGCGGTGACGGATATGCAGACGGGCACGCTGCGTGCGGCGCTCGACACCCGTTTCGCGACGAACCAGAACACGCCGGCGTCGGGGGTGAGTCTCTACCGTTTCAGCACGGGCCACGGAGACATGCAGTGTTCGGCCTGCCACGGTTCGACCCACGCCATTTACCCGAGCGCACATACGGAGGATAATCTCCAGAGCATCGCGGTGCAGGGGCACGAGGGCACCATCGCCGAATGTACGGCCTGCCATGACACGATGCCGAGGACAACGGCTGAAGGGCCGCACGGTATGCACAGCGTCGGCCAGTATTGGGTGAGCGCGCACGAAGGCGTCGCCGAAAGGAACCGCTCCCAGTGTACCGTCTGCCACGGCAGCGACTACCGCGGCAGTTTCCTTTCCAAGACCTTCTCGGCCCGCAGTTTCAGCACCGAGTGGGGAACGAAGACCTTCGCCGCCGGCCACGCAGTCAGCTGCTATGACTGCCACAACGGTCCCGGAGGGGATTGA
- a CDS encoding response regulator transcription factor, protein MDILIVEDEPVVARQLEETLHQEAYKTVAAGSVAAAKHAMQEQNFDLILLDWNLPDGDGITLLHGWRSQKICIPVLVLSANITVDDRVHALNAGADDYLCKPHSSIELLARVRALLRRDAPLKSSKLNADDVVVDIIAREVGVAGAPVKLSLAEFDLLTLLMQHQGIVLTRFQLNEHISKDFDRISVSNLIDVHIRNIRKKLDRPELIQTVRGVGYTIKA, encoded by the coding sequence GTGGATATCCTGATTGTCGAAGACGAACCCGTTGTGGCCCGGCAGCTTGAGGAGACCCTGCACCAGGAGGCGTACAAAACCGTTGCCGCCGGCAGCGTCGCCGCAGCAAAACACGCCATGCAGGAGCAGAACTTCGACCTTATCCTTCTGGACTGGAACCTCCCCGACGGCGACGGCATCACACTGCTGCACGGCTGGCGGTCGCAGAAAATCTGCATTCCCGTCCTCGTCCTTTCGGCCAACATCACCGTCGACGACCGGGTGCATGCGCTCAATGCCGGCGCCGACGACTACCTGTGCAAACCCCACTCGAGCATCGAGCTGCTGGCACGTGTCCGCGCCCTGCTGCGCCGGGACGCGCCGCTTAAAAGCTCCAAGCTGAATGCCGACGATGTCGTCGTCGATATTATTGCAAGGGAGGTAGGCGTGGCCGGCGCCCCTGTCAAACTCAGTCTGGCAGAGTTCGACCTGCTGACGCTGCTGATGCAGCACCAGGGCATCGTCCTGACACGCTTCCAGCTCAACGAACACATCAGCAAGGATTTCGACCGGATCTCGGTCAGCAACCTTATCGATGTCCATATCCGCAATATCCGCAAAAAGCTTGACCGCCCGGAACTGATCCAGACCGTCCGCGGTGTCGGCTATACCATTAAAGCATAA
- a CDS encoding ATP-binding protein gives MIGWIRRHMAAKLLLLIFLIGVVPYAAILAYTLVSEERLYTEHFYDEHQGRMAQVVSDVEDHIEQLYRELHFLAGSVVMDDLLINDLDRRVASLLERYKGVYDLDITLLALGLNGRVVAATDVALTGKPYARYRAFERAVGQSAPVQADDGLLLLEVPVHAALGAERVIGYLVMEYKTANLQRFNLEGAPASSFFVNTETGSTIGGTLPPFRVEGLKGVVEKKRTLWLYRSLAPQLAGWYVVYHLDRALQRSLIGDLNRLLSLMLIFGVGVIAAAAFWFSRRIVAPLGALQRQASDMVRTRQYSLPVDSGRTDEIGQLAQAFNAMAEDIRRAFEALERENVFRLQRLTQMIALFHRLMETEEESACLKTALSELKMLAPEYNVRFARAGAAKAMPTLFVYDFEHETLKYYGSLILPEGLAEEEQAFFRAVASMIAARIGQIRAYNRLRRDSAAKTAFISHLSHDLRTPLHAILSQTQFLVGYGKLEAGALERIGGIEHAAQQLLGMVNDLLDLARLDAGKYEPELETLQTTEISEMFDEVGTLLAPLAEQKGVALLLPASVPDATVVADRRFLRQIILNLLSNAVKFTDSGSVICRFDTTESVLCLRVQDTGRGMTAETLKHVFEPFVQSEETDRARGGSGLGLALSRRYAQHIGAELTLSSDGVGRGSTARLCLTTL, from the coding sequence GTGATCGGCTGGATCCGGCGGCATATGGCAGCGAAACTGCTGCTGCTGATCTTTCTGATCGGCGTCGTGCCGTATGCGGCGATCCTCGCCTATACGCTCGTGAGTGAGGAGCGGCTCTATACGGAGCATTTCTATGATGAACATCAGGGGAGAATGGCACAGGTCGTTTCGGATGTCGAGGACCATATCGAGCAGCTCTATCGGGAGCTGCACTTTCTGGCCGGTTCGGTTGTCATGGACGACCTGCTGATCAACGACCTCGACCGCCGGGTGGCATCCTTGCTGGAGCGTTACAAGGGGGTGTATGATCTTGACATCACGCTGTTGGCGCTGGGGCTCAACGGCCGAGTTGTCGCCGCGACGGATGTGGCGCTGACAGGGAAGCCCTACGCCCGGTATCGCGCCTTCGAGCGTGCCGTGGGGCAGAGTGCGCCCGTCCAGGCGGACGACGGACTTCTGCTGCTGGAGGTCCCGGTGCACGCGGCTTTGGGGGCGGAGCGGGTGATCGGCTATCTGGTAATGGAGTACAAAACAGCGAACCTGCAGCGTTTTAATCTGGAAGGTGCCCCGGCATCGAGTTTCTTTGTCAATACGGAGACGGGCAGCACCATCGGGGGGACTTTGCCCCCCTTCAGGGTGGAGGGGCTCAAGGGCGTGGTGGAGAAGAAGCGGACGCTTTGGCTCTACCGCTCGCTGGCGCCGCAACTGGCGGGCTGGTACGTCGTCTACCACCTGGATCGGGCGCTCCAGCGCTCGCTGATCGGCGACCTGAACCGTCTTTTGAGCCTGATGCTGATCTTCGGCGTCGGGGTGATCGCCGCGGCGGCCTTCTGGTTCTCGCGTCGCATCGTCGCCCCGCTCGGGGCGCTGCAGCGCCAGGCATCGGATATGGTGCGGACCCGCCAGTACAGTCTCCCGGTCGACAGCGGACGCACGGACGAGATCGGGCAACTGGCGCAGGCGTTCAACGCGATGGCGGAGGATATCCGCCGCGCCTTCGAGGCGCTGGAACGGGAGAACGTTTTCCGTCTGCAGCGTCTGACGCAGATGATCGCCCTTTTCCACCGCCTGATGGAGACGGAGGAGGAGAGTGCCTGCTTGAAAACGGCCCTCTCCGAACTGAAAATGCTTGCCCCCGAGTACAATGTACGGTTCGCCCGTGCCGGGGCGGCAAAAGCGATGCCGACGCTCTTCGTGTACGACTTCGAGCATGAAACGCTCAAATACTACGGTTCGCTTATCCTGCCCGAAGGGCTGGCGGAGGAAGAGCAGGCGTTTTTCCGTGCCGTCGCTTCGATGATCGCGGCACGGATCGGGCAGATCCGCGCCTATAACAGGTTGCGCCGCGACTCGGCGGCGAAAACGGCGTTCATCTCCCATCTCTCTCACGACCTGCGTACCCCGCTGCACGCCATCTTGTCCCAGACCCAGTTCCTGGTCGGTTACGGCAAACTGGAAGCGGGCGCGCTTGAACGCATCGGGGGGATTGAGCATGCCGCCCAGCAGCTGCTGGGGATGGTAAACGATTTGCTGGACCTGGCGCGGTTGGATGCCGGAAAGTACGAGCCGGAGCTGGAAACCCTCCAGACGACGGAGATTAGCGAGATGTTCGATGAGGTGGGGACGCTGCTCGCCCCCCTGGCGGAGCAAAAAGGGGTGGCACTCCTTCTGCCGGCGTCCGTGCCGGACGCGACCGTGGTCGCCGACCGCCGTTTCCTGCGGCAGATCATCCTCAACCTGCTCTCCAATGCAGTGAAGTTTACCGACAGCGGCAGCGTCATTTGCCGGTTCGATACGACAGAGTCTGTCCTCTGCCTTCGGGTACAGGACACCGGGCGGGGGATGACGGCCGAGACGCTGAAGCATGTCTTTGAACCCTTTGTACAGTCGGAGGAAACGGATCGGGCACGCGGCGGCAGCGGCCTGGGCCTGGCCCTGAGCCGGCGCTATGCCCAGCATATCGGTGCGGAACTGACGCTTTCAAGCGACGGCGTGGGCCGGGGAAGCACGGCGCGTCTCTGTCTGACGACGCTGTAG
- a CDS encoding CvfB family protein: MNSTLTPTLDFGRVNTLRIDRFAVPGAYLMAKDGSDVLLPNQYVTDAMAIDDLLEVFVYTDSEDRPVATTDRPTAMRDEFGFFTVVDVAKFGAFVDWGLPKDLLVPKNRQKTPFKVGEKRFLRVVKDEESDRLVGVERISKYLSHSPRGYHPNKEVKLLFIAKTPLGFKVIVDDAYEGLAFDNEIFEPVAVGDSRTGYVKQVRADGNFDVSLQPVGKTARAGSDQAKVLAPLDAAGGMLPYNSKSDADLITKTFGLSKKAFKRALVQLQESGDIEVKETGIYRK; encoded by the coding sequence ATGAATAGTACCCTTACCCCCACCCTTGACTTCGGTCGCGTCAACACCCTCCGGATCGACCGCTTTGCCGTGCCCGGTGCCTACCTGATGGCGAAGGACGGCAGCGACGTCCTGCTACCCAACCAGTACGTGACCGATGCCATGGCGATCGACGACCTCCTGGAGGTCTTTGTCTATACCGACTCCGAAGACCGTCCCGTCGCAACCACCGATCGGCCGACGGCGATGCGTGACGAATTCGGCTTTTTCACCGTCGTCGACGTCGCCAAATTCGGCGCCTTCGTGGACTGGGGACTGCCCAAGGACCTGCTGGTACCGAAAAACCGTCAGAAGACCCCCTTCAAAGTCGGTGAAAAGCGTTTTTTGCGGGTTGTCAAGGATGAAGAATCCGACCGCCTCGTCGGAGTGGAGCGCATCAGCAAGTACCTCTCGCATTCACCGAGGGGCTACCACCCGAACAAAGAGGTGAAGCTGCTCTTTATTGCCAAAACGCCCCTGGGCTTCAAAGTGATCGTCGACGATGCCTACGAGGGGCTCGCCTTCGATAACGAGATCTTCGAACCGGTCGCGGTCGGCGACAGCCGGACCGGCTATGTGAAACAGGTCCGTGCCGACGGCAATTTTGACGTCAGCCTGCAGCCCGTCGGGAAAACGGCCCGCGCCGGCAGCGACCAGGCGAAGGTCCTCGCCCCCCTCGACGCGGCGGGCGGCATGCTGCCGTACAACTCCAAAAGCGATGCTGACCTCATCACCAAAACCTTCGGCCTGAGCAAAAAGGCGTTCAAGAGAGCGCTCGTCCAGCTGCAGGAGAGCGGCGATATCGAGGTCAAAGAGACCGGGATCTACCGCAAATAG